The following coding sequences are from one Humulus lupulus chromosome X, drHumLupu1.1, whole genome shotgun sequence window:
- the LOC133806962 gene encoding uncharacterized protein LOC133806962 isoform X2 → MGALAPISPWIPEDDLLLKNAVEAGASLESLAKGAVQFSRKFTVRELQDRWFTLLYDPIISAEASAQMIEFERSASMLQSKFNRFGNLKESKCAIGKRKVESVRSCYYALRKRICNEPFNSMDLTFLVGPTNNTYVGNGDAPLSANCMLGDAVSNPFGLGVSEMNNMTCAFPNVLMDADDGTIHSFHNGLGNPAEENFSIEQNNMHEEISHVLGEDMPSTRNVSGVEEMGEPTDLAASLFEGVEIEVKTSPAFNQVDGDQLNMCPEFEGNKVFDSPVSGSVTPFNNMEYLSPLPGMSIWKTVSTPALPVDNCLGGRDLCCGDSFHLPDDYDARSTRTSGFDVHSEVKVKMETAYDNFQVHNGTDNYLAELSNSLLNFNDEELLCMNTDGRDMIDKSYYDGLSSLLLSSPNDVSQDQMTNITELETSIAPDICPANSFGPCHGELHDVTECHKGDEQTSFSSPSQMQSSISASNLQYPELEDGVMCCVLNTEDPEVPCNDNVFISNQPAVMLSTAETKLQETNRPLSSSVEDFSSNQRTNDRGPNLMHKERKTPGESHVFSHVMGSHVSQEMGLNPSVGSFGVKFAASKSDSANMASKVAGIASSGLNSANSGTRTLQETLKEESREMLMAKHLNSTDISIEKAASGSASFKSYPHANAVGIKEEHDGSREQESIHAELTPMNTTVFEPLLDNPTAEQDGVLHESEDDIPYYSDIEAMVLDRDLDPDEQDLHSSEEVSRYQHEETKRAIIRLEQSAHSYMQRAIASHAALAILYGRHSKHYIKKPEVLLGRATFESPVDIDLGREGRSNKISRRQIRGMPFIFETNPTRVKVYLDSMKTNQTQEDQL, encoded by the exons ATGGGTGCGCTTGCTCCCATCTCTCCTTGGATTCCTGAAGACGACCTCTTACTCAAGAACGCCGTCGAG GCTGGTGCTTCTTTGGAGTCACTTGCTAAGGGTGCAGTGCAATTCTCTCGAAAGTTTACTGTTCGAGAACTGCAAGATCGATGGTTTACTCTCCTTTATGATCCAATTATTTCTGCTGAAGCATCTGCTCAAATGATTGAGTTTGAGCGTTCTGCTTCAATGCTTCAATCGAAGTTCAATAGATTTGGAAATTTGAAAGAGAGCAAGTGTGCCATAGGGAAGAGAAAAGTGGAAAGTGTTCGTAGTTGTTACTATGCTTTGCGTAAAAGGATCTGTAATGAACCATTTAATTCCATGGATCTCACTTTTCTTGTTGGCCCTACTAATAATACTTATGTTGGAAATGGAGACGCGCCTTTATCTGCAAATTGCATGCTTGGAGATGCAGTCTCAAACCCATTTGGGCTTGGAGTTTCAGAAATGAATAATATGACTTGTGCCTTTCCAAATGTTCTGATGGATGCTGATGATGGGACTATCCATAGTTTCCACAATGGTCTTGGAAACCCAGCTGAAGAAAACTTTTCTATTGAGCAAAATAACATGCATGAAGAAATTTCTCATGTTCTTGGAGAAGATATGCCTTCGACTAGAAATGTCTCTGGGGTTGAGGAGATGGGAGAACCAACAGATTTGGCAGCCAGCCTCTTTGAAGGggttgaaatagaagtgaaaaccTCTCCTGCTTTCAATCAAGTTGATGGTGATCAGTTGAATATGTGTCCTGAATTTGAAGGGAATAAGGTCTTTGATTCCCCTGTCTCAGGATCTGTTACACCATTTAACAACATGGAGTATTTATCTCCACTTCCAGGGATGTCAATTTGGAAAACAGTCTCAACACCAGCTTTACCAGTGGATAATTGTCTTGGGGGCAGAGATCTATGCTGTGGAGACTCTTTTCACCTTCCTGATGATTATGATGCTAGGAGTACAAGAACATCTGGCTTTGATGTTCACTCAGAAGTCAAGGTGAAAATGGAAACGGCCTACGATAATTTTCAAGTTCATAATGGCACTGACAATTATTTGGCAGAACTATCCAATTCTCTTTTAAACTTCAATGATGAAGAGCTCTTGTGTATGAATACTGATGGAAGAGATATGATCGATAAGTCTTACTATGATGGCCTAAGCTCACTTTTGTTGAGCTCACCAAATGATGTTAGTCAAGATCAGATGACCAATATAACAGAACTAGAGACATCAATAGCTCCAGATATATGTCCTGCTAATTCATTTGGTCCATGTCATGGAGAGCTACATGATGTTACGGAGTGTCATAAGGGTGATGAACAAACATCATTCAGTTCTCCAAGCCAGATGCAATCATCTATATCAGCTTCAAACCTTCAATATCCTGAATTAGAAGATGGAGTTATGTGCTGCGTGTTAAATACTGAAGACCCTGAAGTTCCATGCAATGATAATGTTTTTATATCAAATCAGCCAGCAGTGATGTTGTCTACAGCAGAAACAAAACTTCAAGAAACTAATAGACCACTTTCTTCATCTGTTGAGGACTTCAGTAGTAATCAACGAACTAATGATAGAGGACCTAACTTGATGcataaagaaagaaaaactcCTGGAGAGTCTCATGTATTTTCTCATGTGATGGGATCACATGTTTCACAAGAAATGGGTCTGAATCCTTCAGTTGGTAGTTTTGGGGTTAAGTTTGCAGCTTCCAAGTCTGACTCGGCTAATATGGCATCTAAGGTTGCAGGAATTGCTAGTAGTGGTCTAAATTCTGCAAATTCGGGTACAAGGACACTCCAAGAGACTCTGAAGGAAGAGAGCAGAGAAATGTTAATGGCCAAGCATCTCAACTCAACTGATATCTCTATAGAGAAAGCAGCTTCAGGCTCTGCAAGCTTTAAAAGCTACCCACACGCAAATGCCGTTGGTATCAAAGAGGAACATGATGGGTCCAGAGAACAGGAGTCAATACATGCAGAGCTGACACCCATGAATACTACTGTTTTTGAACCACTTCTAGACAATCCAACAGCAGAGCAGGATGGGGTTCTTCATGAGAGTGAAGATGACATACCTTATTATTCGGATATTGAGGCAATG GTACTTGACAGGGACTTGGATCCAGATGAACAGGACTTGCATTCTAGTGAAGAAG TCTCAAGATATCAGCATGAGGAAACTAAGAGAGCAATAATACGGCTGGAGCAGAGTGCTCATTCTTATATGCAACGAGCTATTGCATCTCATGCAGCTCTTGCCATTTTATATGGACGACACTCAAAGCATTATATTAAGAAACCTGAG GTGTTATTAGGTAGAGCAACATTTGAAAGCCCTGTTGACATTGATTTGGGAAGAGAGGGTCGTTCCAATAAGATATCCCGGAGGCAG ATAAGAGGGATGCCATTCATATTTGAGACGAACCCAACTCGTGTGAAAGTGTATCTGGATAGCATGAAGACTAACCAAACCCAAGAGGACCAATTATAA
- the LOC133806962 gene encoding uncharacterized protein LOC133806962 isoform X1: MGALAPISPWIPEDDLLLKNAVEAGASLESLAKGAVQFSRKFTVRELQDRWFTLLYDPIISAEASAQMIEFERSASMLQSKFNRFGNLKESKCAIGKRKVESVRSCYYALRKRICNEPFNSMDLTFLVGPTNNTYVGNGDAPLSANCMLGDAVSNPFGLGVSEMNNMTCAFPNVLMDADDGTIHSFHNGLGNPAEENFSIEQNNMHEEISHVLGEDMPSTRNVSGVEEMGEPTDLAASLFEGVEIEVKTSPAFNQVDGDQLNMCPEFEGNKVFDSPVSGSVTPFNNMEYLSPLPGMSIWKTVSTPALPVDNCLGGRDLCCGDSFHLPDDYDARSTRTSGFDVHSEVKVKMETAYDNFQVHNGTDNYLAELSNSLLNFNDEELLCMNTDGRDMIDKSYYDGLSSLLLSSPNDVSQDQMTNITELETSIAPDICPANSFGPCHGELHDVTECHKGDEQTSFSSPSQMQSSISASNLQYPELEDGVMCCVLNTEDPEVPCNDNVFISNQPAVMLSTAETKLQETNRPLSSSVEDFSSNQRTNDRGPNLMHKERKTPGESHVFSHVMGSHVSQEMGLNPSVGSFGVKFAASKSDSANMASKVAGIASSGLNSANSGTRTLQETLKEESREMLMAKHLNSTDISIEKAASGSASFKSYPHANAVGIKEEHDGSREQESIHAELTPMNTTVFEPLLDNPTAEQDGVLHESEDDIPYYSDIEAMVLDRDLDPDEQDLHSSEEVSRYQHEETKRAIIRLEQSAHSYMQRAIASHAALAILYGRHSKHYIKKPEVLLGRATFESPVDIDLGREGRSNKISRRQAIIKMDKGGSFYLKNLSSRFSICVNSKEVGPKQSLNLNSSCLIEIRGMPFIFETNPTRVKVYLDSMKTNQTQEDQL, from the exons ATGGGTGCGCTTGCTCCCATCTCTCCTTGGATTCCTGAAGACGACCTCTTACTCAAGAACGCCGTCGAG GCTGGTGCTTCTTTGGAGTCACTTGCTAAGGGTGCAGTGCAATTCTCTCGAAAGTTTACTGTTCGAGAACTGCAAGATCGATGGTTTACTCTCCTTTATGATCCAATTATTTCTGCTGAAGCATCTGCTCAAATGATTGAGTTTGAGCGTTCTGCTTCAATGCTTCAATCGAAGTTCAATAGATTTGGAAATTTGAAAGAGAGCAAGTGTGCCATAGGGAAGAGAAAAGTGGAAAGTGTTCGTAGTTGTTACTATGCTTTGCGTAAAAGGATCTGTAATGAACCATTTAATTCCATGGATCTCACTTTTCTTGTTGGCCCTACTAATAATACTTATGTTGGAAATGGAGACGCGCCTTTATCTGCAAATTGCATGCTTGGAGATGCAGTCTCAAACCCATTTGGGCTTGGAGTTTCAGAAATGAATAATATGACTTGTGCCTTTCCAAATGTTCTGATGGATGCTGATGATGGGACTATCCATAGTTTCCACAATGGTCTTGGAAACCCAGCTGAAGAAAACTTTTCTATTGAGCAAAATAACATGCATGAAGAAATTTCTCATGTTCTTGGAGAAGATATGCCTTCGACTAGAAATGTCTCTGGGGTTGAGGAGATGGGAGAACCAACAGATTTGGCAGCCAGCCTCTTTGAAGGggttgaaatagaagtgaaaaccTCTCCTGCTTTCAATCAAGTTGATGGTGATCAGTTGAATATGTGTCCTGAATTTGAAGGGAATAAGGTCTTTGATTCCCCTGTCTCAGGATCTGTTACACCATTTAACAACATGGAGTATTTATCTCCACTTCCAGGGATGTCAATTTGGAAAACAGTCTCAACACCAGCTTTACCAGTGGATAATTGTCTTGGGGGCAGAGATCTATGCTGTGGAGACTCTTTTCACCTTCCTGATGATTATGATGCTAGGAGTACAAGAACATCTGGCTTTGATGTTCACTCAGAAGTCAAGGTGAAAATGGAAACGGCCTACGATAATTTTCAAGTTCATAATGGCACTGACAATTATTTGGCAGAACTATCCAATTCTCTTTTAAACTTCAATGATGAAGAGCTCTTGTGTATGAATACTGATGGAAGAGATATGATCGATAAGTCTTACTATGATGGCCTAAGCTCACTTTTGTTGAGCTCACCAAATGATGTTAGTCAAGATCAGATGACCAATATAACAGAACTAGAGACATCAATAGCTCCAGATATATGTCCTGCTAATTCATTTGGTCCATGTCATGGAGAGCTACATGATGTTACGGAGTGTCATAAGGGTGATGAACAAACATCATTCAGTTCTCCAAGCCAGATGCAATCATCTATATCAGCTTCAAACCTTCAATATCCTGAATTAGAAGATGGAGTTATGTGCTGCGTGTTAAATACTGAAGACCCTGAAGTTCCATGCAATGATAATGTTTTTATATCAAATCAGCCAGCAGTGATGTTGTCTACAGCAGAAACAAAACTTCAAGAAACTAATAGACCACTTTCTTCATCTGTTGAGGACTTCAGTAGTAATCAACGAACTAATGATAGAGGACCTAACTTGATGcataaagaaagaaaaactcCTGGAGAGTCTCATGTATTTTCTCATGTGATGGGATCACATGTTTCACAAGAAATGGGTCTGAATCCTTCAGTTGGTAGTTTTGGGGTTAAGTTTGCAGCTTCCAAGTCTGACTCGGCTAATATGGCATCTAAGGTTGCAGGAATTGCTAGTAGTGGTCTAAATTCTGCAAATTCGGGTACAAGGACACTCCAAGAGACTCTGAAGGAAGAGAGCAGAGAAATGTTAATGGCCAAGCATCTCAACTCAACTGATATCTCTATAGAGAAAGCAGCTTCAGGCTCTGCAAGCTTTAAAAGCTACCCACACGCAAATGCCGTTGGTATCAAAGAGGAACATGATGGGTCCAGAGAACAGGAGTCAATACATGCAGAGCTGACACCCATGAATACTACTGTTTTTGAACCACTTCTAGACAATCCAACAGCAGAGCAGGATGGGGTTCTTCATGAGAGTGAAGATGACATACCTTATTATTCGGATATTGAGGCAATG GTACTTGACAGGGACTTGGATCCAGATGAACAGGACTTGCATTCTAGTGAAGAAG TCTCAAGATATCAGCATGAGGAAACTAAGAGAGCAATAATACGGCTGGAGCAGAGTGCTCATTCTTATATGCAACGAGCTATTGCATCTCATGCAGCTCTTGCCATTTTATATGGACGACACTCAAAGCATTATATTAAGAAACCTGAG GTGTTATTAGGTAGAGCAACATTTGAAAGCCCTGTTGACATTGATTTGGGAAGAGAGGGTCGTTCCAATAAGATATCCCGGAGGCAG GCTATTATAAAGATGGACAAGGGTGGATCTTTCTATCTGAAAAACCTTAGCAGCAGGTTTTCGATATGTGTAAACAGTAAAGAAGTAGGCCCTAAGCAGAGTCTAAACCTTAATTCCAGTTGCTTGATCGAG ATAAGAGGGATGCCATTCATATTTGAGACGAACCCAACTCGTGTGAAAGTGTATCTGGATAGCATGAAGACTAACCAAACCCAAGAGGACCAATTATAA